The proteins below are encoded in one region of Myxococcales bacterium:
- a CDS encoding single-stranded DNA-binding protein, producing the protein MSLIEISRTLCRRVERMTFAPPVTHVYNPLSYARASHELYLERYGKGPKRVLLLGMNPGPFGMAQTGVPFGEVSLVRDWLGIEAVVKKPRLEHEKRPVNGFACTRSEVSGARLWGFFRERFGKPERFFRELFVVNYCPLAFMEVSGKNRTPDKLSADERDSLYAACNAALSATVELLEPELVVGVGLFAEKRARDALGKFELRFGSILHPSPASPKANRGWGQAVAAELEALGVHVPDA; encoded by the coding sequence GTGAGCCTGATCGAGATCAGTCGAACCCTGTGTCGACGCGTCGAACGCATGACGTTCGCTCCACCGGTAACCCACGTCTACAACCCGCTCAGCTACGCGCGAGCAAGCCACGAGCTCTACCTGGAACGATATGGCAAGGGCCCGAAACGGGTGCTGCTACTCGGCATGAACCCCGGTCCTTTTGGCATGGCGCAGACCGGCGTGCCCTTCGGCGAGGTGTCGCTGGTCCGAGACTGGCTCGGCATCGAGGCCGTCGTGAAAAAGCCGCGACTCGAGCACGAAAAACGCCCTGTGAACGGCTTTGCTTGCACCCGCTCCGAGGTCAGCGGAGCGCGACTCTGGGGATTCTTCCGCGAGCGATTCGGCAAACCGGAGCGGTTCTTCCGTGAGCTCTTCGTCGTCAACTACTGCCCCCTCGCCTTCATGGAAGTAAGCGGCAAGAACCGCACGCCCGACAAGCTCAGCGCGGACGAGCGGGACTCGCTCTACGCCGCTTGCAACGCCGCGCTCAGTGCTACGGTCGAGTTGCTCGAGCCCGAGCTGGTGGTGGGCGTGGGTTTGTTTGCGGAGAAGCGCGCTCGAGATGCGCTCGGCAAGTTCGAGCTGCGCTTCGGCAGCATCTTGCACCCGAGCCCGGCGAGCCCAAAGGCCAATCGCGGCTGGGGTCAGGCAGTGGCAGCCGAGCTCGAAGCGCTCGGAGTCCACGTTCCCGATGCCTGA
- a CDS encoding M20/M25/M40 family metallo-hydrolase, which translates to MPEQEHARTSWLPIAALLTLLACFVLASFRTSPPEVEPASAPPGRFSAERAFSTLTRVLGSGAPHPTGSAENVAVRRRIVARLSELGWQSAELSQPSCGRYGACARVVNVVATRPGPPGESLLLSAHYDSVPAGAGAADDGMGVATLLEVARALGHRKTELPVVLLFTDGEEAGLLGAEAFVKHELKRYAVAAIVNVEARGTSGPSLLFETSGPNAHMIEAYARAAIRPVTSSLFAAVYERLPNDTDLSVFKRAGVPGLNLANIGGVALYHTPKDDLDHLSLRTLQHHGDITLGLTGELARAGGETGSSIFFDVLGLHVVRFGRAHAALVVGISSLAWLLAAALTLKRGARLSESLRSLLFCALLLSGATLAAFTLGALTLRDIGGAGGWLAHPEPFFLALTFTLLALALVAVGLANTSAQALWVGVWTLFGLLGSVVLFVLPEACFLFVVPVLGAALVGLATRGRLGALHVLLPAASGALLWLPVLLLAHDALGLAAPALFGAGTLVGLFGFVPALAHLGPRSRRFVLGLSISAALACTTVALLVPRYSESTPQRLSLAYHLDADHGRARWLVDASSGRIPPELMRAGQFADTIVDAAPTFVGFHPEALAGAAPAITLAPPRWHLVGAEPARAGKKRIRVVPGRGAGTLRLSFPADSGVSEVKWEGKPAPLRQYTAFRSLTLLGVGSEGTELELIGTGSLAFSLSEHSPGLPESGQALRSARPAWAESSQAGDETVVSRSVQP; encoded by the coding sequence ATGCCTGAGCAAGAGCACGCGCGAACGTCGTGGCTCCCAATCGCGGCGCTGCTCACGCTGCTCGCGTGTTTTGTGCTCGCCTCATTCCGCACGTCACCGCCCGAGGTCGAGCCCGCCAGCGCGCCACCCGGGCGGTTCAGCGCAGAGCGCGCCTTTTCGACCCTCACTCGGGTACTCGGGAGCGGCGCTCCGCACCCAACCGGCAGCGCCGAGAACGTGGCGGTGCGCCGGCGTATCGTCGCACGCCTGTCCGAGCTCGGCTGGCAGTCGGCCGAGCTGAGTCAGCCGAGCTGCGGTCGCTACGGCGCGTGCGCCAGGGTCGTGAACGTCGTCGCGACACGACCCGGGCCGCCCGGGGAGAGCCTGCTCCTCTCTGCCCACTACGACTCGGTTCCAGCGGGAGCCGGCGCCGCGGATGACGGTATGGGTGTGGCCACGCTGCTCGAGGTGGCGCGCGCCCTCGGGCACCGAAAGACCGAGCTCCCGGTCGTGCTGCTCTTCACCGACGGAGAGGAAGCGGGCCTGCTTGGTGCCGAAGCATTCGTGAAGCACGAGCTGAAACGCTACGCGGTCGCCGCCATCGTGAACGTCGAAGCGCGGGGCACGAGCGGACCGAGCCTCTTGTTCGAGACCAGCGGGCCCAACGCCCACATGATCGAGGCGTACGCCCGCGCGGCAATTCGGCCCGTCACGAGCTCGTTGTTTGCGGCCGTGTACGAGCGACTGCCGAATGACACGGATCTCTCGGTGTTCAAGCGCGCGGGGGTGCCGGGGCTGAACCTGGCGAACATTGGCGGGGTCGCCCTCTACCACACGCCCAAGGACGACCTCGATCACCTGTCGCTCCGCACACTACAGCACCACGGAGACATCACGCTGGGGCTCACCGGTGAGCTTGCCCGAGCGGGCGGCGAGACGGGAAGCTCGATCTTCTTCGACGTGCTCGGCCTCCATGTCGTGCGCTTCGGGCGAGCGCATGCGGCACTGGTCGTTGGCATCTCGAGCCTCGCTTGGCTGTTGGCGGCGGCGCTCACGTTGAAGCGTGGAGCGCGGCTCTCGGAGAGCCTGCGCAGCCTGCTCTTCTGCGCGCTCTTGCTCTCTGGCGCAACACTCGCGGCGTTCACCCTCGGAGCCCTGACGCTGCGCGACATCGGCGGTGCGGGAGGTTGGTTGGCGCATCCCGAGCCCTTTTTCCTCGCGCTCACGTTCACGCTGCTGGCGCTCGCGCTGGTCGCCGTGGGCCTCGCAAACACCTCCGCGCAAGCCCTCTGGGTCGGCGTCTGGACGCTGTTCGGCCTGCTCGGCTCGGTCGTGCTCTTTGTGCTTCCGGAAGCGTGTTTTCTGTTCGTCGTGCCTGTGCTTGGCGCCGCGCTCGTCGGACTCGCCACCCGCGGCCGGCTCGGTGCCCTGCATGTGTTGCTTCCCGCGGCTTCGGGCGCACTTCTGTGGCTACCGGTACTGCTGCTCGCGCACGACGCTCTCGGACTCGCAGCCCCCGCTCTCTTCGGCGCGGGCACCCTCGTGGGGCTCTTCGGTTTTGTGCCGGCCCTTGCACACCTCGGGCCTCGGAGCCGGCGTTTCGTGCTGGGGCTGTCGATCTCTGCTGCACTCGCGTGCACGACGGTGGCGCTGCTGGTGCCGCGCTATTCGGAGTCGACACCCCAACGATTGAGCCTCGCTTATCACCTGGACGCTGATCACGGCCGGGCACGCTGGCTCGTGGACGCATCGTCGGGCCGGATACCGCCGGAGCTCATGCGAGCCGGGCAGTTCGCCGACACCATCGTCGACGCGGCGCCAACGTTCGTCGGGTTCCACCCCGAAGCCCTCGCGGGCGCTGCTCCTGCCATCACGCTGGCGCCGCCTCGATGGCACCTCGTCGGAGCCGAGCCGGCTCGGGCCGGGAAAAAGCGCATCCGTGTCGTGCCCGGACGCGGCGCCGGAACTCTGCGGCTGAGTTTTCCAGCGGACTCTGGCGTGAGCGAGGTGAAGTGGGAAGGCAAGCCGGCACCGCTGAGGCAATACACGGCGTTCCGTTCACTGACGCTGCTCGGCGTCGGCTCGGAGGGCACCGAGCTCGAGCTCATCGGCACGGGCAGCTTGGCGTTCTCTCTGTCCGAACACTCCCCGGGCCTGCCGGAGAGCGGGCAGGCTCTGCGAAGCGCGCGGCCTGCGTGGGCAGAGTCCTCACAGGCCGGGGACGAGACCGTGGTCAGCCGAAGCGTTCAGCCCTGA
- a CDS encoding prepilin-type N-terminal cleavage/methylation domain-containing protein — protein sequence MSLEGNGSSARGFTLVELMITVAIVGVLASLASTGVFIYMRASKAAEARANVGQMAKDASAAYQRGYMAGDVLKIKKGVVGQSRLCVTATRTVPQNAKSIKGRKYQSSPAEWSYDSGTDGKGFACLHFAISDPQNFLYRYKTSTANFNSSGNANVTFDATAQGDLDGDGKLSEFKLSGKIVSSGKGKTLELIVAPTFAETDPEE from the coding sequence ATGAGTCTCGAGGGAAATGGAAGTTCGGCGAGAGGGTTCACTCTGGTCGAGCTCATGATCACGGTTGCGATCGTCGGAGTGCTCGCGAGCTTGGCGAGCACGGGGGTGTTCATCTACATGCGCGCATCGAAGGCCGCCGAGGCCCGCGCCAACGTTGGGCAGATGGCCAAGGACGCGAGCGCGGCCTACCAGCGGGGTTACATGGCGGGAGACGTATTGAAGATCAAGAAGGGCGTCGTGGGTCAAAGCCGCCTGTGTGTCACCGCCACTCGAACCGTTCCGCAGAACGCAAAGTCGATCAAGGGGCGGAAGTATCAGTCCAGCCCGGCCGAGTGGAGCTACGACTCCGGCACGGATGGGAAGGGTTTTGCTTGCCTGCACTTTGCCATCAGTGACCCGCAGAACTTCCTCTATCGCTACAAGACCTCCACCGCGAACTTCAACAGCTCGGGCAATGCCAACGTCACCTTCGACGCCACGGCCCAGGGTGATCTGGACGGTGATGGCAAGCTCAGCGAGTTCAAGCTCAGCGGCAAGATCGTCAGCTCGGGCAAGGGCAAAACGCTCGAGCTGATCGTCGCGCCGACCTTCGCTGAGACGGATCCCGAAGAGTGA